In the genome of Ignisphaera cupida, one region contains:
- a CDS encoding TIGR04013 family B12-binding domain/radical SAM domain-containing protein, whose amino-acid sequence MFEETCFAIVYNKDNRYSVNALVAAIEFAEPKIPVIRIPLYKIMDVVQQIIDLYRKCRKVVVGFSFMTPQILLIKELVKLIKLYTPQTLLVAGGPHATGDYLGTITRLGFDIVVYGEGEETIVELLRKYSESDEYRVCGTAYSDGDRIIVRKRTKFVNLDFYPPFPYWKGVVNPIEIMRGCSLACYFCQVTYSFGLPRYRSVEVIVKYAKKSIENGLADLRFIAPNSLGYGSKDGVKPNHDALYNLLSSLHNIAKEYGGRVFFGTFPSEIRPDSVDVESADILKRFVNNRRVIVGAQSGSNKILRIIHRGHTVEDVENAIDILIQKGFGVDIDLIFGFPFEDEEDFKATIDFMEKYMDKNVRFHLHTFIPLPGTPFSDLESKPLDSRKKAVLSKFIGKGKAYGYWIQQEKISSLISWLKQSKVIYGPRENAQKSKLYYC is encoded by the coding sequence ATGTTTGAAGAAACATGCTTTGCAATAGTCTACAACAAAGACAATAGATATAGTGTTAATGCCTTGGTAGCGGCCATAGAGTTTGCAGAACCAAAAATACCTGTTATTAGAATACCGCTTTATAAAATAATGGATGTTGTTCAGCAAATCATTGATTTGTATAGAAAATGCAGAAAAGTTGTTGTTGGATTCTCGTTCATGACTCCACAAATTCTTCTCATAAAAGAATTAGTGAAGCTAATCAAACTCTATACCCCACAAACACTACTTGTTGCTGGTGGTCCTCATGCAACTGGCGATTACTTAGGAACTATAACAAGGCTTGGTTTTGATATTGTTGTCTATGGAGAGGGAGAGGAAACGATAGTTGAACTACTTAGAAAATATAGTGAATCTGATGAGTATAGAGTTTGTGGAACAGCTTATAGCGATGGTGATAGAATTATTGTTAGAAAAAGAACAAAGTTTGTTAACCTTGATTTTTATCCTCCGTTTCCATATTGGAAAGGTGTTGTTAATCCAATTGAAATTATGAGGGGATGTTCATTAGCGTGTTACTTTTGTCAGGTTACCTATTCTTTTGGATTGCCTAGGTACAGAAGCGTAGAAGTTATTGTTAAATATGCTAAGAAGTCAATTGAAAATGGATTAGCAGATCTAAGATTCATAGCACCTAATTCGCTTGGCTATGGCAGTAAAGATGGTGTTAAACCAAATCATGATGCTCTTTATAATCTTCTTAGCTCTCTACACAATATTGCTAAAGAATATGGTGGAAGAGTATTTTTCGGCACTTTTCCAAGTGAAATAAGGCCTGATTCAGTTGATGTTGAATCTGCTGATATTCTGAAAAGGTTTGTAAATAATAGAAGAGTTATAGTTGGTGCTCAAAGTGGCTCTAATAAAATTTTGAGAATTATTCATCGAGGACATACGGTTGAAGATGTTGAAAATGCCATAGATATTCTTATTCAAAAAGGTTTTGGTGTTGACATTGATTTAATATTTGGTTTTCCCTTTGAAGATGAGGAAGATTTCAAGGCAACAATAGATTTTATGGAAAAGTACATGGACAAAAATGTGAGATTTCATTTACATACATTTATACCACTTCCAGGAACACCTTTTTCAGACTTGGAATCAAAACCTTTAGACAGTAGAAAGAAAGCTGTTTTATCCAAATTTATTGGTAAGGGAAAAGCATATGGTTATTGGATACAACAAGAAAAAATATCGTCATTAATATCCTGGTTAAAGCAAAGCAAAGTTATTTATGGGCCTCGCGAAAATGCTCAAAAATCTAAGCTGTATTACTGTTAA
- a CDS encoding ferredoxin has product MAKVVVDKETCIACGVCWALAPDIFELDPVTGKTRIRDPYRKNDDEKQSTGEIPDNLVEAAKNAAASCPTGSIKVE; this is encoded by the coding sequence ATGGCTAAGGTAGTAGTAGATAAGGAGACATGCATAGCTTGCGGAGTCTGCTGGGCATTAGCACCTGACATATTCGAGTTGGATCCTGTAACAGGAAAAACAAGAATAAGAGATCCCTATAGAAAAAATGACGATGAGAAACAGTCCACAGGTGAAATACCTGACAACCTTGTTGAAGCTGCTAAAAACGCTGCTGCCTCTTGCCCAACAGGATCAATAAAAGTTGAGTAA
- a CDS encoding glycosyltransferase: MLSILWYIPTSIIIMSFIYGIPSFFSAVANLRRKVWLNIDVENDSNSLNDDPFDVAILIPLYMEDESSVRETFKSISKQRYRLGKVDVYVILENNDLKTLIHVFENIDMLIEKGFGIYIFMNRGERKSKASSINLVLKYVTHFYGAFIILDGGDNILDSLYIEKVAKLTLSGYSIVGAKVYRVGNNIIGKLSYIDTFLWYNVGLPGLAKFIGTPLVSGEGLTLSARFLEKIGGMPEVLAEDAYLSILASFYNEKIALLDTPIIEGAPSNIRSLVNQRIRWYRGTLQCFKDTVTKHRKILSKKKLILLTLAYLQPVALTAPSIALIILVASQFIQVPLITLVLAKIELISIFFAPSYLILYQRFLDIALIMAPINWIFQGFLAMVAMTPIRISWLRTLNRTSIGIENKDFLKQEVKH; encoded by the coding sequence ATGCTTTCAATACTGTGGTACATTCCAACATCAATTATAATAATGTCATTTATCTATGGCATACCATCATTCTTTAGCGCTGTTGCTAATCTCAGAAGAAAGGTTTGGCTGAACATAGATGTGGAGAACGATTCTAATTCTCTAAATGATGACCCATTTGATGTTGCTATTCTAATACCACTATACATGGAGGATGAGTCTTCTGTACGGGAAACATTTAAGAGTATTAGTAAACAGAGGTATAGACTTGGAAAAGTAGATGTTTATGTAATACTTGAGAATAACGATTTAAAAACATTGATACATGTTTTTGAAAACATAGATATGTTAATTGAAAAGGGTTTCGGTATATACATATTCATGAATAGAGGAGAGAGAAAATCAAAGGCTTCTTCAATAAATCTTGTCTTAAAATATGTAACGCATTTTTATGGAGCATTCATTATCTTGGATGGTGGAGACAACATATTGGATAGTCTATACATTGAAAAAGTTGCAAAGCTTACTCTAAGTGGTTATAGCATTGTTGGGGCAAAGGTTTATAGAGTTGGTAACAACATTATTGGAAAACTTTCATACATAGACACATTTCTTTGGTACAATGTTGGGTTGCCTGGTTTAGCAAAATTTATTGGAACTCCTTTAGTTAGTGGAGAAGGGTTGACCTTATCAGCTAGGTTCTTAGAGAAAATAGGGGGTATGCCAGAGGTTTTGGCTGAGGATGCATATCTTTCAATACTAGCATCTTTCTACAATGAGAAGATAGCTCTTTTGGATACTCCCATAATAGAGGGGGCACCATCAAATATAAGAAGCTTGGTAAATCAAAGAATTAGGTGGTATAGAGGAACACTACAATGTTTTAAAGATACTGTAACAAAGCATAGAAAAATTCTAAGTAAGAAAAAACTCATATTACTAACACTTGCATATCTACAGCCTGTTGCCTTAACAGCACCCTCCATAGCACTAATAATTCTAGTAGCATCTCAGTTTATTCAAGTGCCATTAATAACACTTGTCCTAGCGAAAATAGAGCTGATTTCAATATTCTTTGCACCAAGCTATCTTATACTATACCAAAGATTTTTAGACATAGCACTTATCATGGCACCAATTAACTGGATATTCCAAGGATTTCTAGCCATGGTGGCTATGACACCAATTAGAATTTCCTGGCTTAGAACATTGAATAGAACATCTATAGGCATAGAAAACAAAGATTTTTTGAAACAAGAGGTAAAGCATTAA
- a CDS encoding valine--tRNA ligase, producing MSDVRWRKEIEKSLVEQWEKEGLFKFNFDPSKPVLVIDTPPPYISGKPHVGQVAHYIQIDMVARAFRMLGYNVLVPFYADRNGLPVEVFVERTYGVNPHEVAKTVEGRESFLDLCKKHLDNVEKEFISLWRALGCSFEYWRNGTDSEEYRKITQSTFIELWRRGLIYEAERPVLWCPRCGTSLAEAEIEYKEEDAELYYIKFHLKDGGEVVIATTRPELLASCLILAYNPNDSRYKHLRNKKAIVPLYNHEIDIIEHLSVDPLFGTGIMMICSYGDQTDVRIVRELGLKPRISIDERGKLVDELLKGLSIRDARKKIVEMLKEKGHILKIEKIKRNVPVCWRCGTPVEIIHMREYFLKQLEFKDAMLKIAKEVKFLPEEHRIKLINWIESISMDWPISKTRYYATEVPVWKCRKCGSILVPEPGKYYRPWKDPPPWDKCPVCGASKNELVGETRVFDTWFDSSISVLYAAGATKYPNVFSMYLRGEAKALRPQGYDIIRTWLYYSLLRVYQLYGKVAFDYIRVSGMGLDEKGEAMHKSKGNVIYPEPYIEKFGADALRFWSAIASKLGSDYRFSEQMIKTGSLFVTKLLNIARFVSAFPIVESVEELHPLDVAILAKLNNVVDVVRKGFENMDFYEPINQIYHFTWDVFADHYLEMVKARAYNVANEYTESEQRSAYFTLHTVLRGILLMLAPIMPFVTDYIWRSMYKNTSIHLETYPNKVPLPGNANELSKLFDIVMNLNSSIWKFKKDRNIRFSEELKATLYLPKELQVFSKDIKNLHKITKIEFGVPEEPYINLGNNCFLKI from the coding sequence ATTAGTGATGTTAGATGGCGAAAGGAAATTGAGAAAAGCCTTGTTGAACAATGGGAAAAGGAGGGTTTATTCAAGTTCAACTTCGATCCATCTAAACCAGTTTTGGTAATAGATACTCCACCACCATACATTTCAGGCAAGCCGCATGTGGGTCAAGTTGCACACTACATTCAAATAGATATGGTTGCAAGAGCTTTTAGAATGCTTGGCTACAATGTTCTTGTACCATTTTATGCTGATAGAAATGGCTTGCCTGTTGAGGTTTTTGTGGAAAGAACATATGGTGTAAATCCACATGAAGTTGCAAAAACAGTTGAGGGTAGGGAGAGCTTCTTAGATTTGTGTAAAAAGCATTTAGACAATGTTGAGAAAGAGTTTATAAGTCTTTGGAGAGCTCTTGGATGTTCATTTGAATATTGGAGAAATGGAACTGATAGTGAGGAGTATAGAAAGATAACGCAATCAACATTTATAGAATTGTGGAGAAGAGGGTTAATATATGAGGCAGAAAGACCGGTTTTGTGGTGTCCTAGATGTGGTACTTCTCTTGCTGAAGCTGAGATTGAGTATAAGGAGGAGGATGCAGAACTATACTACATTAAATTTCATTTAAAAGATGGTGGAGAGGTGGTTATAGCAACTACAAGACCAGAGCTTTTAGCATCATGTCTTATTTTAGCATATAACCCCAATGATTCAAGATATAAGCATTTAAGAAATAAGAAAGCGATTGTACCTCTCTATAATCATGAAATTGATATTATTGAGCATCTCTCTGTTGATCCATTATTTGGAACAGGCATTATGATGATTTGTAGCTATGGAGATCAAACAGATGTTAGAATAGTTAGAGAGCTTGGTTTAAAGCCTAGAATAAGCATTGATGAAAGAGGTAAATTAGTTGATGAGCTGTTGAAGGGATTGAGTATTAGAGATGCTAGAAAGAAAATTGTTGAAATGTTGAAGGAGAAAGGACATATTCTAAAAATTGAAAAGATTAAGAGGAATGTACCTGTTTGCTGGCGTTGTGGAACACCTGTAGAAATTATTCATATGAGAGAATATTTTCTTAAGCAACTAGAGTTTAAAGATGCTATGCTAAAAATTGCTAAGGAGGTTAAATTCCTACCTGAAGAGCATAGAATTAAGTTAATCAACTGGATAGAGTCTATATCAATGGATTGGCCAATTTCAAAAACAAGATACTACGCCACAGAGGTACCTGTGTGGAAATGCAGAAAATGTGGTTCAATACTTGTTCCAGAGCCTGGAAAGTATTACAGGCCATGGAAAGACCCACCACCTTGGGATAAATGCCCAGTTTGTGGAGCATCGAAAAATGAGCTAGTTGGGGAAACACGTGTGTTTGATACATGGTTCGACTCATCAATATCTGTTTTATATGCTGCTGGTGCAACAAAATATCCCAACGTATTCAGCATGTATCTTAGAGGTGAAGCAAAGGCTTTAAGACCTCAAGGCTATGACATTATAAGAACGTGGCTTTATTATAGCTTGCTCAGAGTCTATCAATTGTATGGAAAAGTCGCGTTTGATTATATTAGGGTTAGTGGAATGGGGCTTGATGAAAAAGGTGAGGCTATGCATAAAAGCAAGGGGAATGTTATATATCCTGAGCCTTATATAGAGAAGTTTGGAGCTGATGCACTAAGGTTTTGGAGTGCTATAGCATCTAAACTTGGTAGTGACTATAGATTCTCAGAGCAAATGATTAAAACAGGGTCTTTGTTTGTAACAAAGCTTTTAAACATAGCAAGATTTGTCTCAGCATTTCCAATAGTTGAAAGTGTTGAAGAGTTGCATCCTCTTGATGTTGCAATTCTTGCAAAGCTAAACAATGTTGTAGATGTTGTTAGAAAAGGTTTTGAAAATATGGACTTTTACGAACCCATTAATCAGATATACCATTTTACATGGGATGTTTTTGCTGATCACTATTTAGAGATGGTTAAGGCTAGAGCATATAATGTAGCAAATGAGTATACAGAATCTGAACAGAGAAGTGCCTACTTCACATTGCATACTGTGTTGAGAGGTATATTGCTCATGTTGGCACCTATAATGCCTTTTGTCACAGACTATATATGGAGAAGCATGTACAAGAATACCTCTATACACTTAGAGACTTATCCAAACAAAGTTCCTTTGCCTGGTAATGCAAATGAGCTTAGCAAATTATTTGACATTGTTATGAATTTAAATAGCAGTATTTGGAAGTTTAAGAAGGATAGAAACATTAGATTTAGTGAAGAACTTAAAGCAACTCTGTATTTGCCAAAAGAGTTGCAAGTATTCTCAAAAGATATTAAGAATCTACATAAAATTACTAAAATAGAGTTTGGGGTACCTGAAGAACCATACATAAATCTTGGCAATAACTGCTTTTTAAAGATCTGA
- a CDS encoding HD domain-containing protein, with protein MVVVSPNLINQHILSSSLLKEAHQIIESDEELSILLKMSNVMAVTRLKYNDHGITHARIVAGAALEMTDILSGSGVEFTTIRDGITKNIDEVKLVVLLSGYMHDIGNAVHRFKHEFVGALLAKDILNRVLSKLGFDKRRVVELRQEVMHIIFSTEYNVQCLTIECGITKIADGLDMAEGRARIPYKLGKIDMHAVSALSIKRIEIDRGFSRPIKVSVYMDDAAGLFQVEEVLMPKIKTSMLEDYVEIYIYTNSKLLKYYPK; from the coding sequence ATGGTTGTTGTATCCCCAAACCTAATTAATCAACATATTTTGTCATCGAGTTTACTTAAGGAGGCTCACCAAATAATTGAAAGTGATGAAGAGCTTTCAATACTTTTAAAAATGAGCAATGTAATGGCTGTTACAAGGCTTAAATACAACGATCATGGGATAACACATGCAAGAATAGTTGCGGGAGCCGCCTTGGAAATGACTGATATACTTAGTGGCAGTGGAGTTGAGTTTACAACTATTAGAGATGGAATTACAAAAAATATTGATGAGGTAAAGCTCGTTGTATTGTTATCAGGGTATATGCATGATATTGGAAATGCTGTTCACAGGTTTAAGCATGAGTTTGTAGGGGCTTTGCTAGCTAAGGACATTTTAAATAGGGTTTTGAGTAAATTAGGATTTGATAAGAGAAGGGTTGTGGAGTTAAGGCAAGAAGTTATGCACATAATATTTTCAACAGAATACAATGTGCAGTGTTTAACTATTGAATGTGGAATTACTAAAATTGCTGATGGGCTTGACATGGCTGAGGGAAGAGCTAGAATACCATATAAACTTGGCAAAATCGATATGCATGCTGTTTCTGCATTAAGTATAAAGCGTATTGAAATCGATAGAGGTTTTTCAAGACCTATCAAAGTATCTGTTTACATGGATGATGCAGCTGGGCTTTTTCAAGTAGAAGAGGTTTTAATGCCAAAAATCAAAACAAGTATGCTGGAGGACTATGTGGAAATCTATATCTATACAAATTCAAAGCTGCTTAAATACTATCCAAAGTAA
- a CDS encoding acyl-CoA carboxylase subunit beta has product MDFVRKEIEELRKNIEKAKLGGGIEAINRQHAAGKLTARERLELLFDNGVYTEFDMFVTHRATEFGMSERRVFGDGVVTAFGRVSGRNVIGIAQDFTFMGGSVGEMHAAKIVKAIQFALSVGAPVIFLNDSGGARIQEGVDSLKGYGEIFYMNVMASGSIPQIAVIMGPCAGGAVYSPALMDFIIMVSKTSYMFITGPRVVKAAIGEDVTEYELGGAEIQASRSGVAHFVARDDKEAIEIVKKLLSYLPSNSLELPPRIDVGDDPHRTEPALNNIIPEDPAKPYDMHEIINGVVDRNTFFEVQKDFAKNAIVGFARLDGHSICVVANQPLYYMGSLDIDSSDKIARFVRFCDSFNLPIVTFVDVPGFVPGTYQEHRGIIRHGAKIIYAYAEATVPKLTIIVRKAYGGAYIALGSKHLGADFVVAWPTAEIAVMGPEAAAEIIWRRELQSLKDEKEREELLKKLVSEYKQKLTTPYYAASRGYVDAVIEPSETRKVLVEALNFFLTKRDIRMRPPKKHGLIPL; this is encoded by the coding sequence ATGGATTTTGTGAGGAAGGAGATAGAGGAGCTTAGAAAAAATATTGAGAAAGCTAAACTTGGAGGAGGTATAGAGGCTATAAACAGGCAACACGCAGCAGGCAAACTCACTGCTAGAGAAAGACTTGAGCTGCTTTTTGATAATGGTGTGTACACAGAGTTTGACATGTTTGTAACTCATAGAGCTACGGAATTTGGTATGAGTGAGAGAAGGGTTTTTGGAGATGGTGTTGTAACAGCATTTGGAAGGGTTAGTGGAAGAAATGTTATTGGAATTGCTCAAGACTTTACATTTATGGGTGGTTCTGTTGGTGAAATGCATGCAGCTAAAATTGTTAAGGCAATACAGTTTGCATTAAGTGTTGGTGCTCCTGTTATTTTTCTAAATGATTCTGGTGGAGCCAGAATACAAGAAGGTGTTGACTCGCTTAAAGGCTATGGAGAAATATTCTACATGAACGTTATGGCATCTGGTTCAATACCACAAATAGCTGTTATAATGGGGCCTTGTGCTGGTGGAGCAGTATATTCCCCAGCTTTAATGGATTTCATAATAATGGTTTCAAAAACATCATATATGTTTATAACAGGTCCAAGAGTGGTTAAAGCTGCTATTGGCGAGGATGTTACAGAGTATGAGCTTGGCGGTGCTGAGATACAAGCTAGTAGAAGTGGTGTTGCACATTTTGTTGCAAGAGATGATAAAGAGGCTATAGAAATTGTTAAAAAGCTTTTATCGTATTTACCATCAAATAGTTTAGAGCTTCCACCAAGAATAGATGTTGGTGATGATCCTCATAGGACTGAGCCAGCATTGAATAATATCATTCCAGAAGATCCTGCAAAACCTTATGATATGCATGAAATAATAAATGGTGTTGTAGATAGAAACACATTTTTTGAGGTTCAAAAAGATTTTGCAAAGAATGCTATAGTGGGTTTTGCAAGACTCGATGGTCATTCTATATGTGTAGTTGCTAATCAGCCTCTTTACTATATGGGCTCTCTAGATATAGACTCATCAGACAAAATAGCAAGATTTGTCAGATTCTGCGACTCATTCAATTTGCCCATAGTGACTTTTGTTGATGTTCCAGGTTTTGTGCCTGGAACATATCAAGAGCACAGAGGTATTATAAGACATGGAGCAAAAATTATTTATGCATATGCCGAGGCAACAGTACCTAAATTAACTATTATTGTTAGAAAGGCTTATGGAGGAGCCTACATAGCTCTTGGATCAAAACATCTTGGAGCAGATTTTGTTGTTGCATGGCCAACAGCTGAAATTGCTGTTATGGGGCCTGAAGCAGCTGCTGAAATTATTTGGCGTAGAGAGCTTCAATCCTTAAAGGATGAAAAAGAGCGTGAAGAGCTATTGAAGAAACTCGTTAGTGAGTATAAACAGAAACTTACAACACCTTACTATGCAGCTTCTAGAGGATATGTGGATGCTGTGATAGAGCCTTCGGAAACAAGAAAGGTTTTGGTAGAGGCTCTAAACTTCTTCTTAACAAAAAGAGATATAAGAATGAGACCACCAAAGAAACATGGTTTGATACCACTCTAA
- a CDS encoding glycoside hydrolase family 57 protein → MVDVVFMFELHQPYRLRKDLLKHMLLNGIKRGLTFSEMFDLIFDNEVNKEVFVRVAERCYVKATKILLESVKSVRKSGKDFKFSMSLSGVLIEQALKWDKRVVDVINEAVLENVAELVEQTYYHSLASLFSIDEFIEQLELHKSLIKEVFGVEPRVAENTEFIYNNDIACTLNRLGYDVVLTEGVERVLGWRSPNYVYSARGCNARILMRNYRLSDDIGFRFSDRSWDQYPLTADKYASWLSKTPGDVILIAIDYETFGEHHHPSTGILEFLKWLPIEIARHDNINVVSPYEAACRNKPRDVIDVSFWETISWADERDLSAWLGNDFQKKLFEYYASLEPYVKAIGGEALKIWRTLGSSDHLYYMATKTGPAGDVHNYFSPYKDVVVAYTTYLEALAMFATMILEKISSEPSKYAKKIVLPGKKAFQFYQAPGKPLPYRARCITELAALVQIVPEESLVYHILRGDLARWFRENFFLENVARELEDLGAFVKQGVVEISKLREFVLKILSKI, encoded by the coding sequence ATGGTTGATGTTGTGTTCATGTTCGAGTTGCATCAGCCGTATAGGCTTAGAAAGGATTTGCTTAAACACATGCTTTTAAATGGTATTAAAAGAGGTTTGACATTTAGTGAAATGTTTGATTTGATATTTGATAATGAGGTTAATAAAGAGGTTTTTGTTAGAGTTGCTGAAAGGTGTTATGTTAAAGCAACTAAGATTCTTTTGGAGTCTGTAAAAAGTGTGAGAAAATCTGGCAAGGATTTCAAGTTTTCTATGAGTTTAAGCGGAGTTTTAATTGAGCAAGCATTGAAGTGGGATAAAAGAGTTGTTGATGTTATTAACGAGGCTGTTTTAGAAAATGTTGCTGAGCTTGTTGAGCAAACATATTATCATAGCTTGGCCTCATTGTTTTCCATAGACGAGTTTATTGAGCAGCTAGAGCTTCATAAGTCATTGATAAAAGAGGTTTTTGGTGTTGAGCCAAGAGTTGCTGAAAATACTGAGTTCATATACAATAACGATATTGCATGCACACTAAATAGACTTGGCTATGATGTGGTGCTAACAGAAGGTGTTGAGAGAGTACTTGGTTGGAGAAGCCCAAACTATGTCTATAGTGCTAGAGGTTGCAATGCTAGAATTTTGATGAGAAACTATAGACTTAGCGATGACATAGGGTTTAGATTCTCAGATAGAAGCTGGGATCAATATCCATTAACAGCTGATAAATATGCTTCTTGGCTTTCCAAAACCCCTGGGGATGTCATATTGATTGCAATAGACTATGAAACGTTTGGTGAACACCACCATCCATCGACAGGAATACTAGAATTTTTGAAGTGGCTACCAATAGAAATCGCTAGGCATGATAACATAAATGTTGTATCACCATATGAAGCTGCTTGTAGAAATAAACCAAGGGATGTTATTGATGTAAGTTTTTGGGAAACCATTAGCTGGGCTGATGAAAGGGATTTGTCTGCGTGGCTAGGGAATGATTTTCAGAAAAAGCTATTTGAATATTATGCAAGTCTAGAGCCATATGTTAAAGCAATTGGTGGTGAAGCTCTAAAAATTTGGAGAACACTTGGGTCAAGCGATCATTTATACTACATGGCTACAAAAACAGGTCCTGCAGGTGATGTTCACAACTATTTCTCTCCCTATAAGGATGTTGTAGTTGCTTACACAACTTATTTAGAGGCTTTAGCAATGTTTGCTACAATGATTCTAGAGAAAATATCCTCAGAACCCAGTAAATATGCAAAGAAAATTGTTCTTCCAGGTAAAAAGGCATTTCAATTTTACCAAGCACCTGGAAAACCATTGCCATATAGAGCAAGGTGCATTACAGAACTAGCGGCACTTGTTCAAATAGTTCCTGAAGAGTCTTTGGTTTATCACATTCTTAGAGGAGATCTTGCAAGATGGTTTAGAGAAAATTTCTTTCTAGAGAATGTAGCAAGAGAGTTGGAAGATCTTGGAGCTTTTGTGAAGCAGGGAGTAGTGGAAATTAGTAAGTTAAGGGAGTTTGTGCTGAAAATTCTTTCAAAGATATGA
- a CDS encoding deoxyhypusine synthase has translation MSDEYKNPYLVEKLKTFEVERRDVKELLRDMANTAYQGRALGEVYEIIVEMIKDPNNTIFLGLAGSMSTAGMWKIIKWLIEKRYVDVVVSTGANISEDIYEAMGFSYYKGSPNVDDSELLRYKIDRFYDVFASELDYRKMENLIKEFIYTLPKGSQYSTAEFLYLFGKYLNSKGIDCIVSAAYRAGVPVFSPALVDSGYGVAAVLAIREKGHNIVLDMVKDFDQIVEIGRKAEKMSAIYIGGGVPKDYVNLVTVMQTLLGGMETGVETYKSLEYVVQITMDAPQWGGLSGATLEEAVSWGKVSPKAKKRVVYVDATIALPLIAQGLYEENIVRKNPPDLRWVFSNIRTP, from the coding sequence ATGAGTGATGAGTATAAGAATCCATACCTAGTTGAAAAATTGAAAACATTTGAAGTAGAGAGAAGAGATGTTAAGGAACTTCTTAGAGATATGGCAAACACAGCCTATCAGGGTAGAGCATTGGGAGAGGTATATGAAATTATAGTTGAGATGATTAAGGATCCAAACAACACAATATTCCTAGGACTTGCAGGTTCTATGAGTACCGCGGGTATGTGGAAGATAATTAAGTGGTTGATTGAGAAAAGATATGTTGATGTTGTTGTTTCTACAGGTGCAAATATTTCAGAGGATATCTATGAGGCTATGGGGTTTAGCTATTACAAAGGCTCTCCAAATGTTGATGATTCAGAGCTTTTGAGATATAAAATTGATAGATTTTACGATGTTTTTGCAAGTGAGCTTGACTATAGAAAAATGGAGAATCTCATAAAAGAATTTATATACACCCTTCCAAAGGGTTCTCAATACTCAACAGCAGAATTTTTGTATCTCTTTGGCAAGTACTTGAATAGCAAAGGAATAGACTGTATAGTATCAGCAGCTTACAGAGCAGGGGTTCCAGTATTCTCACCAGCTCTTGTTGATAGCGGCTATGGTGTTGCAGCTGTTCTTGCAATAAGGGAAAAGGGGCATAACATAGTACTTGATATGGTTAAAGACTTTGATCAAATTGTTGAAATTGGTAGAAAAGCAGAGAAAATGTCTGCTATTTACATAGGTGGTGGTGTTCCCAAAGACTATGTGAATCTAGTAACTGTTATGCAAACACTTCTAGGAGGTATGGAAACAGGTGTGGAAACATACAAGTCGCTAGAGTATGTTGTTCAAATAACTATGGATGCTCCACAGTGGGGTGGTCTCTCAGGTGCCACGTTAGAAGAGGCTGTTAGCTGGGGGAAGGTATCTCCAAAAGCTAAGAAGAGAGTTGTTTATGTTGATGCAACAATAGCTCTTCCACTTATAGCACAAGGCCTATACGAAGAAAATATTGTTAGAAAGAATCCTCCAGACCTCAGATGGGTTTTCAGCAACATTAGAACACCATAA
- a CDS encoding acetyl-CoA carboxylase biotin carboxyl carrier protein subunit, translating to MQWRKLSVRSGDRKVEVYIFQEKENVYRIRIDDREYIVEVTRKSFAVSNTYPRIELRPGELVVVAEIPGRIVDVYVKEGDFISEGNAIVVIESMKMEIEITSPRKGVVEKIFVSKGSFVNVGDPLIKLRELNQ from the coding sequence ATGCAATGGCGTAAACTATCTGTAAGAAGTGGAGACAGAAAAGTAGAGGTTTACATATTTCAGGAAAAAGAGAATGTATATAGAATTAGGATTGATGATAGAGAATACATTGTTGAGGTTACTAGAAAAAGCTTTGCAGTATCTAATACTTATCCAAGAATAGAGTTAAGACCAGGAGAACTGGTAGTAGTAGCTGAGATACCGGGTAGAATTGTTGATGTTTATGTGAAGGAGGGTGATTTTATCAGCGAAGGCAATGCAATTGTGGTTATAGAGTCCATGAAAATGGAAATAGAGATTACATCGCCTAGAAAAGGTGTTGTAGAAAAAATCTTTGTTTCAAAAGGATCTTTTGTAAATGTTGGTGATCCATTGATAAAATTGAGGGAATTGAACCAGTGA